The DNA window GTCTGCGTGTCAACGGAAGTACCGTTCAGATTCCGGATAGCGCGCTCTGCATGAGCGTCATCCGGCATCTCTATGAAACCAAACCCTTTGGAACGGCCGGTGTAACTGTCAATAACTACTTTAGCATTCTGTACAATGCCAAATGGAGAAAACAGGGCTGTTAACTGTTGCTCAGTTGTCTCGCGGCTTAAATTGCCAACAAAGATGTTCATGAGGGTAAAATTTTAAATATGAGGAATATGGCAGCTGGAAAAGCGAAGACTGAGGAAGAAGAGGAGTAATCCAGACTAAATCAGAGGAAGCCGAGGCAGTAGCCTAATGCAATTTGTAATGTAACTATATTAAAGATAGGCTTTAAATTGAATAAATGCGGGATTATTTTGAAATTGCTCATTATTCAATTGCTTATCGGCTACATTTTTAAACATAGTTCGCCTGAGAAAGCAATAGTGTAAAAATGAAGACAGGAGGAGGGCTTATGTACACTATTTCAGACACTTTTTACCCATATAATGCCTGATTTTAATTATTTTTAAAATCGAAAACCATTATACTGTAGTGAAAAAATTTCCGGGCTAGAATAATTAACAGCATTCAAATCATCTATGGGATACAAACTATCTTTGTTAACCGGCCTCATTTTGCTTGCCGTTTCATTATACAAATTGAAGCAGTCTATTGATTTCATTGGCAGAAGCGAACGTGCCATGGGTATCGTTATCTCGCTGGAGGAAGACGGTGATGGAGCTTACTCTCCGGTTTTTGTGGTAAAAACGAAAGAAGACGAGATCATTTACCACCATTCAGTTGCAAATAGCCCGGCAACCTGGC is part of the Chitinophaga flava genome and encodes:
- a CDS encoding RNA recognition motif domain-containing protein; this translates as MNIFVGNLSRETTEQQLTALFSPFGIVQNAKVVIDSYTGRSKGFGFIEMPDDAHAERAIRNLNGTSVDTQTIVVNAARPRTERERFPRTRY
- a CDS encoding DUF3592 domain-containing protein gives rise to the protein MGYKLSLLTGLILLAVSLYKLKQSIDFIGRSERAMGIVISLEEDGDGAYSPVFVVKTKEDEIIYHHSVANSPATWHIGEEAIFLYDPGNPGSVTMMGYFWLFNWTIFSIAIAIPLIIFGLSYYLINPLMRLQDESH